The window ATCGAAATTAAATTCAGTAATTTGGAactttgaatttggaatttttgaaaatttggacatTGGAAAATTCGATcgatttcaaatttgatttcaCAAATTCTAAATTCAAATTTCGTTCCGAATTCAATTTGAAAGTTGGTAACAACCGATTTCACCTAATTCGGTAATTATATGTAAGTTTTGCTAAACTAAATGCCAATTTTTGTATAATATAAGTTTATAGTTATAACATAATATACAACTAACTTAATAAGACTTATTGTattgttttataatataattattagttagatgtattattatataatataaatttttatattacatatatctTTATAATATATAAGAAGGCGTTTTGGGTTCCTATTCATTGCAATTTTATCTGCTCACTTTAGGGACATTTTTGTCCTTTTAGCTTTTCATCTGCTCACTTCATCTGCTTATTGCAAGTCTTAGCCTCTTAGAGCAGCTCCAACGGGGGTGTAATGGGGAGCCATTACACCCCTCCATGACACGGCTCCCCATTGGAGCCGTGTCATGGATATTACACGCATCACCTGTGTGATGCGTGTAATCCATTGACTTTTCTTCCTGGCAACGGTAAAATGGCTCAAAGAGGATTTCCAACGGCAACATTATTTCCTGGGTGCTGAGGATAACATTATAtcaaatatttgtttaattttctacataattattttaaaaaaaataacaatatattatttttgaaacatagaaaaaaatatattattcaaacttaaaaattaataatatcatttttagaaaataaaaaaattcaaaatgtacaaaatttaacgaaagttagtactttatttttaaaaaataacaaaattagttttaaaaattactttatttatttatgggatatgagttatgcattattaaaataaatatttgattaattATGGACCCATGCTATTACACCTTGTGGAGTGTAATCCATTGTGAGTGAAAGTGTAATAAAAGAGGAGAAAGTGGAATGCTGACGTGGCATGTGGATTACACTCCACAAAGTGTAATCCATTGTGGATGCTCTTAGTGGAACATTGGGTGTTTGCAGCATTAACGAGAAGCATTAATGAGACGTGATGTTCATTTTTTGGAGCCAGCTCATTTTGCGTTGTTTAATTACATTTTGCTCCTTCAAAATACTCATTGAATGGACTATATATTTTCAACTTATGTCTAACATAGTCATTTTACAATAGCTTTTTACTTTTGCTGTCAGACTTTAGAAAATTGAGCCTTCTCTTCTCCTGTTCTGTTGGTTTTGCTCGCTTTCCAGCTTATTGTTCTTCTCAGCTTCTTCTCGCTCTCTCTGTCTCTGGTTCCTGCCGAGAAGAAAAATGGCGTTTGGAGCCAGGAACGAGCAGGAAGTCAGAGGGATCGTGAAGCCTCGCACCGACAAAAGAGACTACCGAAGAATCGTTCTTCACAACGCTCTCGAGGTCCTCCTCATCAGCTATCCAGAAACTGATAAGGTACTAAATTTCAATCCATCCGGTTTCTTCTTTTTCACCCtgcttaatttcttttgttgATTTAGTATTTAATGAATGTTGGAGTAGGTTCTTTTAGTGATCCAGAAGGTCTTGAAGGCCTCGCGCATTTTCTTGGTAtgatattttgatttattttctacttaaacaaaattttggcttttctttgtttcttcatTCAGCTTTATCATTTTCCTTAAATAATTTTGGGTTTCTTCATTCTCTAGGTCTATGCAGCTGCTACTGTCTTTCTTGTACCATTTTTGGAGAGGAAAGGAAATTTCCTGAGGTGAACttcaatttcattatttttgGGTTGTTTTCTTGCGTTGCTTAGGTAATTTCTTTTAACCATGTAATGcatcaaaattcataaaaacTCAATAATTTtacagaaatttgaggaaagtTTCATGGTTTTAAGTATCTTTTACCTTGTTTCGCTTTCAATCTATATGTATGGTAAATCACCCTTGCCGGAAGTCATAAAAGATTTCCTGTTTTGCTTTAAAATATTTGGCTATGCGTTCAACATCAATTTTACACTACAAGCTTCTACTTTATCCTGGTGGTTTCCTTAATGCTTTATACAACTCCACTTTTCTCGCCGTTATTTTTGGGCTTGCAAATTTTGTCTGCCGCTCTGATTGTAGTGTAATTTTTTCCCTCATTTCTTGGCGGATTCTAATGCCTAATGTATTGGGTCcccctttttttcaaaaattttgattttgttattggtttcttttttggacaaaaaaacTTCATTTATTTCAATGGACTTAAATTgatttatccctttttttttattttttccctgaataagagaatttttttcccttccctAAATTCTTAAATTTATATGCTGATAGGAAAATTAACATATTTAGATTATCTACTAATTGcgttcttttgtttatttgattctatGAAGAGATTGTTTTCCTCAACAAGAAGGTGCTGGTTGAAGGTTAGGAAGTTAGAATAGAAACTTCCACGGGGTTGATACATTTGCTtgtgaaagttaaaaataaCATATTGAATAGTTGTGCCTTATAATTTTCTTTGCCTTTTCTACTCTCGAATTATGATTTGGACTGGGGTAATTTCTTTTCTGGCctgttatttcttttttcttttttccagttCTCTTAGCTCTTCAAAGAGCCTATTACTTTGGTTATTATTATAGCATGGTTAGGTTGGACgtttgtttcttcaatttaatGGGTAGATTTTACAAacttacttttcttctttgcatCTTAATCTTCATAACATCTCATTAATGTTTTAAAAACTAGAAGATCAAATTTTTAGCAAATGCTTTTACATTTTGAGCATTATCATTTAATTACGTGGCCTTTGTTCTAGAAGCGTTTGTGAGCAAGTTGGGTAAAGCAGAATTGACAACTGAACTATGTGGTTCATTGCCTACAATAGTAGTCGATTCTGCCCGTAGTAATTGTAAGATAAAACAGCCAAGTTTAGTCTGATAATAATTGTTTATTTAtacttttttggttttttttttaatattattgaCAATATCTTACTTGTGCTTTTATTTCCTTTGTATGTGAATTTGCCAAATGAGATTTTTAAAACCCTTTTTTCTATGGTTAGTCATTATTGGTGAAGTCATTTTGTTTAGTGTATGTGGTGTATGGTTCTTGGTATCTCAACGTTACAGTATTTAAATGTGAAAACAGTTTGAAAAAATGGAAGGAATATCTActtaaaggagaaaaaaaatttaacttttcaggttgtgaatttttttgatttatttccctgtcatttttccaattttacaCTAGATTGGACCTTCAAGTTTCTGCTTCCTTTTCATTTCTTAAATTTTTGCTTACTTCTTTAGTTTTTCTGCTCCTCATAATCTAAGATTGCCGCCTATTTGATAGATTGAGGAAAATCACAAGGAAATACTaaaaggaggagaaaaagaTTTAGCTTTTCAGGTTAtcgtcttttctttttattttgcgGTCATGTTTCTAGATTACCTTaactttgaatttcaaatttctgatttatgtGCTATTTGTGGTTTTGACGAAGTTTTGGTGCATGTTGAAATTGTTAATTTTACCAATTTCTGAATCATATATGAAGCTGGGAGGTTCAGTTTGAATTATTCTTGGGGAGGATATCTTTTCTCATAATGGTTATGCATTATACTCATTAACAATGCATTGTACTCAAAAAGACTTCTTTTTTGGtctccttgtttttcttttttgtaaaaAGGGCTTGATTTTGTAATCATGCTGttgattttgcaaaaaaaaaaaggtttagaATTTTCCTTATTGGTATTTTGGATGTGGAGGAAGCAGAGGAATAGGATGTGGAAGAGTAAATAAACAGAACCCAGTGAGTTTGGGAGAACGAAGTAGCTTGCTCCAAGCCTGTACATCTACTTTTGAGAAGGTACACACATCAGCTTGATATTCATTGTTTTATTGAGCATATACTGCtacaagaaaattttcaaggtcatgtgtgtttcttgtttctaaaagaaattttttcttaattgcCGTACTGTGAAAACTTGTATCTGCTGAATGGGTATTCGTTTTGTTAGTTTTGCTACTATCAGATTTCCTTTGTTTCTAATGTTTAGGATTCTAATTTTCTGCTGCAGATGGTTTGGACT is drawn from Coffea arabica cultivar ET-39 chromosome 1c, Coffea Arabica ET-39 HiFi, whole genome shotgun sequence and contains these coding sequences:
- the LOC113724404 gene encoding uncharacterized protein isoform X3 is translated as MAFGARNEQEVRGIVKPRTDKRDYRRIVLHNALEVLLISYPETDKVLLVIQKVLKASRIFLVYAAATVFLVPFLERKGNFLRGIGCGRVNKQNPVSLGERSSLLQACTSTFEKMVWTYKPKM